The window TTAAGGAGTTATCTTTATTATGGATTTGGTTGTATATGTAATTGATTTGCTTCGTTCTAAAAAATAAAAAGTTATTTAAAAATAAGGTATCACGTTCTTTTTTAGAATCATAATTTAAATCAAAATCTGTAGTCAATTCTTCAATAGTCGTTTGACGACGTGTTAAGCTGTTTTTAATAAGTTTTGGTACTGGTAATAAGCGACGCAGTGCAAAAGGATGCTCAGATTCGGTATCATGTAAATCTAATCCTAACACTTCAAAATGACCACCACGTTTGGTAAACAATTCTTGATAATTATTTAGATTCTCCATGACGGTATGATCTACAAATTGACATAATGAAAAGTCTAAAATTACATCCTCGTTTTCTGGAATAGCATCTAGTTTGTCTTTTAGCTTGTAGAAGTTTAAAAAGCTGCAAAAATGTTTGACACTGACATAATAGTGTGTGTCTTCTTGAAACATTAAGACATTTGGTTTTAGCCAGTTTTTAGCAAACAGTGTCACGTTTTTATTAATTATTATATGAATGATAAACGTGATAAAAACACCTGATAAAATACCAGAGATTAATCCAATTTTAAGCGTTACAAGTAGTGTTACAAAAAAGATTATTAGTTGTTCTTTTCCGATTCTGAAAATCTTTTTAATATTTTCTGGAGAGGCTAATTTATAACCTGTATAAACCAATATAGCCATTAAAGCCGGTAACGGAATACGTGTTAATTGCGTACTAAATAATACAATAAAAATAACTAAGAACAAGGCATGAAAAAAGTTAGAAGACCTGTTGCTACCACCATTATTGACATTAACAGAGCTTCTTGCAATAACAGTTACTACGTTAAGGCCTCCTAGAAATCCACTTCCTACAGTTGCCAGCCCTAAGGCTTTTAAGTCACGATTAACATTACTTCTGCGCTTTTCAGGATCTAATTTATCCACTGCTTTGATACTTAATAAAGATTCTATACTCGCAATAAGTGTTAGTGCTAAAACACTTGTCCAGAAGGGAAATGTGCCTATTTTACTAAAGTTAACGGTTGGAATTTGAGATACGATTTCTGAAAATTCTGGTATACCCGAAATCATGTACTTAAGCGCGATTGGGTTGGCTTCGTGCGCTACTAATTCAAAATAATAACTAAAGCCAATAGATAGGATAACAATCCACATCGGTGCCGGAATAAGTTGTAGGTATTTATTTCTAATTTTAGAATAAAAAATCATAATTAGAAAACTAATAACTCCAGCTAAAGCAGCATAAATTAAGCCTGTATTTTGGTAATGAATGGCATCATTTATAGTTAACGGAATTTCAAAAAGATAGTCAATAGTATCTTCACGTTTTATCCTGTGAGCCAGCATAATATGAAACTGTTTCCCTAAAATAATCAGTCCAATAGCAGCCAACATACCCTGTATTGCAGAGGACGGGAAGAAATCTGCTAATTTACCTAAGCGTAAAAAACCTAATACTAACAGTAAAGCACCAGAACAGATTATGGCAGCATAAGCGCTTTCTAATCCTAAAGTAGCTATAGTCCCTAAAAGGACACCTACTAATCCATTTCCCGGACCAGCAATAGTAACATTACTACCTCCTAAAATAGAGACAACAATACCACCAATTACAGCAGCAATTACACCAGAAATTGGAGGTGCATCACTAGCCATAGCTAGACCTAAACCTAAAGGTAAAGCAATAAGGCTGACCACAAAACCAGAAAAAATATTTTTAGGTAATGCTTTAAAAAAGGCCTTTATGTTATTCTGTTTTGGACTCATTGAATAATTAAGACGTCTGTTGGAAGTTCGGTTAAGATATGTTCTATATCATGTGGGAATAAACGGTCCCAGAAAGTCATTTTTGTTGGCGCATTCATTACTAATAAATCTGCTCTTTTAATTTGCGCATAGTGACCAATAGAATAGCCTTGAGTCCCAAAAATAGGCTGCGATTTTATAACAATATTGGTCGTATGTGCTTTTGGTAAATCTTCAATTATATGATTAATTCTTGAGTTTTCTCGATTACAAATCTTTGCTTTTATAATGTTTGCATGTCGTAATGACTTGTCATCATCGACTTTGATATCAATTTCGTTTTGCTTAATTTCTTCAACAATAGTCAACTGTTCGGCATTTAATTTGGAAGCCACATAAAAAGCAGAAGCAATGGTTTGTTCTGTTTTAGGATCTTCCAATCCGTTAACAACAATATGTCGACACGGTAACCTTTCAATAGAAGGATTTATTAACAGTAACAAACTACATTTAGCTTGTCTAGTAATTTTTCTGGCAATAGAGCCGACGTAGTATTTTACAAAGTTTTCACGTTTGGCTGCACCAATAATTAGTAGATCAAAGTTTTTTTCTTGCGAGGTACTTAAAATGGCATCTACAGGATTTCCTGATTTAAAAACCACTTCGTACTCAAGATTATCTTTTTTAAAAGCATTTAAAATAATTTTTAAAGTTTTTAATTTATCTTCAGACTGCTCTCCAATATGGACCATAACCAATTTAGCCTCAAAAAATAGGGATAGTCTAGCAGCCTCATAAAGATTTGCTTTTAGGTTAGGCGAAAACGCGACACCAATTCCGATAGTTTTAAAAGGTTTTAAAGACACTTGAGTTATTAATGTTTTTTGAAAAATTGTAAGATACTCTTTTTTTAAGTTTAAAAAAATTGAGAGGTAAGGAGGCTTAAGATTCAAAAACCAACTTTTTACTCTAAATTTGGGTTAAAATATAGACGTAGAATTAAAGAATTAGTATTTTCACAAAAAACGTAAACTGAATGTTAGAATTAGGAGGAATCATCATTTTAGGGATACTAGCGCAATGGATGGCATGGAAATTAAAAATACCTGCTATTTTACCTTTGATATTAATTGGTTTATTAGTTGGCCCAATTGCTGCCGAGTTTTTAAGTGAAGACGGAACCAAGTGGATCGAACCCATTTGGAATGGCGAAGAGGGCTTGTTTCCTGGAGAAAGCTTATTTTATTTTGTCTCCTTAGCGATAAGTATTATTCTTTTTGAAGGTGGATTAACCTTGAAAATGAGTGAAATTAAAAATGTAGGACCCGTAATAACAAAGCTTATTTCGTTAGGTTCTTTAGTAACCTTTTTTGGCGCTGGTGCTGCTGCACATTATATTTTTGGTCTGACTTGGGAAATTGCATTTCTATTTTCAGGATTAATAATTGTTACGGGACCCACTGTAATTACTCCTATTTTAAGAAATATACCTCTTAAAAAAGATATCTCTACCGTTTTAAAATGGGAAGGGATTTTAATTGATCCTATCGGGGCTTTAGTTGCTGTATTGGTTTTTGAATTTATAAGCGTAGATGCTGGAGGCGAGTTTACTAAAACGGCATTAATCGAGTTTGGTAAAATTGTACTATTTGGAGCTACTTTTGGCTTTACATTTGCACATGCCTTAAACTTTATTATTAATAAAAAATGGGTACCACATTATTTGCTAAATGTATTTGCATTAGCAGCTGTGTTAGGTGTTTTTGTATTGTCTGATGTATTTGCACACGAGTCTGGATTACTTGCGGTAGTCGTTATGGGAATGGTTTTGGGTAACTCAAAATCACCGTATTTAAAAGACTTGTTATATTTTAAAGAATCGTTGAGTGTGTTATTAATTTCTATTTTGTTTATTCTACTGGCAGCAAATATTAATTATAGCGAGTTATTATTAATTTATAATTGGAAAACAGCAGCCCTTTTTGCTGTAATAATTTTGGTTATTAGGCCTATTGGTGTGTTTTTAAGCACGCATGGTTCTAAACTTAAGTTTAACGAAAAACTATTTATCAGTTGGGTTGGACCACGTGGTATTGTTGCGGCAGGTATTGCTTCTCTTTTTGGTTTAAAATTAGCGAGTAAAGGCATAGCGGGAGCCGAGTACATTACGCCTTTAGTGTTTGTTATCGTTTTAGGAACGGTACTTTTAAATGCAACGACTGCCAGAATTTTTGCTAAATTAGTGGGAGTTTTCTTAAAAGAATCTAATGGGATTTTAATTGTTGGTGCCTCTAAAGTCTCACGATTAATTGGTCATTATTTAGAATCTCATGGAAGACATGTTGTATTAATTGATAGTAATCAAAACAACATTAATAAAGCGCAAGAGTTAGGTTTGGAAGCTATTAATACTAATATTTATTCTGAAACACTTAGCGATAATATAGAGCTTAACGATGTCGGGTATTTAATGGCGCTTACAGGTAATAATGAAATTAACAGGTATGCGATAACTAAGTTTTCTAAACAGTTTGGAGAAAATGGAGCTTTTAGATTAGTCTCGACTGACGAAATGTTGGATGATAACAATAACCCACAGGAAGGTTTATTTTCTCATAAGGATGATTTTAATAGATTAACAGAGGTTACAAAAAAGTTTCCAAGTATTCAGGAAATTGAAATTATTGATAAAGAACATTTGTTAGATTTAATAAAAACCACAAATGCAGATAGAGATATCATTCCTTTATTCATTAAAGATGATGAAGGCGAACTGCATATTATTTCATCTTACAACACAAATATCGAAAACGCAAAAGAAGGTTATTATTTAGTGTATTTAGGAAAACCTTTAGATGTCGAAAAAGTAGATACGGTATAAGATATACCCATTCATCCCTTTTTTATCCCAATTGGGCACAAACTGTTTTTTATGATTAATTGATAAGTATACCTTTAGCTTATCAATCAAAAATCAAGCAGTTATGACTTTTAAATCAGTATGTTTTTTATACTTTCTTTTTTACGCTTTTACTAGTATTGCACAACACGATATTTCTGGAACTATTTCTGATCAAAATGGGCAACCGCTAGAGTTTACCAATGTGATACTTTATAATCAAGCAACTAAAACAGTTGTTACGGGAGTGGTGACTAATAAAGAAGGTATTTATCAGTTAAAAGATGCCACGTCAGATACCTATTATTTAGAAGTGTCTAGTCTTGGGTTTAAGACTAAATTATCTGATAAATTTGAGCTTCAATCTAGTAAAACATTTGATTTTATTTTAGAAGAACAAAATCTAACATTAGATGAGGTTGTTGTCAAAAGTAAACGCCCAGTAATAAGACAAACAGCGGAAAAACTAATAGTAGATCTAGAAAAATCAGAAATGATAAATACCAATTTACAGGATGTGATGCGCAAAATCCCTGGTGTTTTGGTTACTAATAACGGTATTTCGATTGCAGGGAAAACAGGCGTAAAAATTCTTATTAATGGAAAAACAACCGAGTATATGGATGTGGAAACATTGCTTAGTGATTTTCCGGCAGACAATATTTCAAAAATAGAATTAATAGAACAACCGGGAGCAGAGTATGAAGCCTCGGGTTCTGGAGCCGTTATAAATATTATTTTAAAGAAAAATGTCCAATTGGGCACGCATGGTAGTGTGACCTCTTGGATAGGAGAGGACGAAGGCTTGGAATGGGGTTCTGGATTTTCTATAGCGAGTTATAAAAACAAATTAAACTGGCAGTCTAGTGTCAATTATTCAGAACCAACATGGCGAGAGGATTTGTTTTTGGTCAGAACAGTTGGTACTGAAACGTATGATCAAGTGACTAAAGAGCCCAACGATCCTAAAAACGTAACCATTAGCGGAAGTTTAGATTATTATTTAAACGAAAACCACTCTATTGGAATCGGTGGAAGATTTAATAACCGAAACTCTACAAGAACCATAAGTAATGAGACTATTATTTCTGATATAAATACGACTGAAACTCTATTTTCTGAAAACTACTTTGATAGAGACCGCTCTAATTATAATATCAATCCGTATTACGAGTATAAAAGGGAGGCTAATAAATTAGTCGTAGATTTTAATTACGTTGATTTTATAAATACGAATACCAATACCTTGTCTGATGTTGCAGGAAGCACTATCGATTTTACAGATAGACGATATAATCAAGACGGAACGTATAATATTAAAACGTATCGCATTGACTATTCAAGAACGTTTTCTGATAACTTAAAATTAAGCGCAGGTACCCGCTATGCAGATGTAAAAACAGATAATGATCTAGAATCTTTAATAGACAATAACGGTAATTTTGATGTATTAGATGATGAAAGTAGTCGCTTTGTAATTGACGAAACTATTTTTGCACTGTACTCAAAAATAAGTGCAACAGAAGGTAAATGGTCTTTTTCAGGAGGGTTGCGTTATGAAGATAGTAATACAGACGGAACGTCTACATTTTTAAACAATGGTAGTTTGGTTACTCAAGTTCAAAAAAGACCCATTAAAAAACTATTTCCAAGTGCGTCAGTTAGTAGAGAATTAACGGCTGTTTTAGGGGCTAGTTTATCTTATAGTTATAGAATACAGAGACCTTCTTATAGTAGTTTAAATTCTTTTGCTACGTTTTTAGACCCCTTTTCGGCAGGAGAGGGAAATCCTAATTTAACGCCATCTTATACTAATAACTACCAGTTTAATTTGACGTATGATGGCCAACCTTTTTTTATAGTTGGTTACAGTAAAACGGACGATGTTATTTTTGAATTAATCTCACAAGACAATGCAACAGCACAAATAAGACAACAAGAAGTAAACGTAGAGAATAATGCCAATTGGAATTTTAGATTGTATGCTCCGGTCGATTTTGCTGAAGGTTTAGAAGGCTATACAGGTATTATTGTAACTAACACAGACTACCAATCTTCAACGTATAATGTCGATTTAAATAAGTGGAATTTTATCTGGTTTTTAGAGGCTAGTTATGAGCTGCCTTGGGCTATTGATTTTGAATTAAGCGGTAATTATGGAACTGGTGCTTTAGAAGGGCAAATTGATGTAGACTGGTTTGCAGGTTTAGACTTTTCTTTTGGAAAAAAATTCTTTGATGATAAGCTCAAAGCAAATCTTGGATTTAACAAAATGCTTAATAGAGGGTTTGTGGGTAATATAGATTACGGTAACGGTCTTGCAGCTGTAGAAAGTAATGAGTCAAGACAAAATGTACAACTTAGATTAGCCTATAGTTTTGGTTCTAAATTTGGTAAAAAGAAGAAACGGAACATAAATTATGAAGAACAAGATCGGATTGATGATAATGATTAGTAAATTGGTGATCTCAAAATTATGAATAGCAAGCTTAACAAATCAGATTATATTGTACTTATTATTTTTTACAGTGTGTCTACAATTTTAAACATAATAGATTACAATAATAGTGACAATGCTCTTATTGAGTATATTGTAGATATTCCTACAACAATTATTACTTCGTTTATTGTTATTATTATTTTTATGTACATTTTGATTCCTAAATATTTGATTCAAAAAAAGTATGTTGCTTTTATAGTAATAGCGTTAGTCGTTTTAACTTGTTTTGGTGCTATTTCAGACACCTTAGGGTTTTGGAGTGGAGGAAATTCATTTGATAAATTCCCAAAATGGGATAGAGTTATTTTAAACGGTATTTATACTTCAGCAAATGATGTTGGATTATTACTAGGAATACTTTTTACAAAAAAATTCTATGAAGGTAGAAATGAGATTATTAATATTGAAAAGCAACAAAAAGAAAACGAACTTAAATTATTACGTTCTCAAATAGATCCTCACTTTTTGTTTAATAACCTTAATACATTAGATGCTTTAATTGATAGTAATGCAGCAAAAGCTAAAGAGTACGTTAATAGATTGTCTTCAATTTATCGCTATCTGATTAAAACAAAAGATGTTGAGGTTATGGAGTTATTTGAAGAAATTCAGTTAGCAGAAAACTATATATTTTTAATTAAAACACGTTTTGAAAATGATTATAATTTTAATATCGAAACAACTACCGATATTTCAAACAAGTTTATTCCAACGGGCGCTATCCAAGCCTTATTAGAAAACGTTGTAAAGCATAATAAACCACAAAACGACCAAGCAATAAGGACTACCATTTTAATCGAAGATAACGTGCTTAAAGTAACAAATACTAAATCTGCCATTATATCTAAAAACGAATCGTTTGGGACAGGATTAAAAAATTTAAAAGCACGTTATAAATTACTGTCAGATAAAGCCATTATCATAATTAATACAGATAAGGAATATTCTATTTCTATTCCAATTATTAATTTGATTGAAGACAACTAAAATGATGAAAATTTTAATTTTAGAAGACGAAATTCCAGCATACCAAAAATTAGTCACTTTTGTAAATGACTATTTTAAGGAAACCATACCGCATGATTGGGCGCGCTCCAATGCAGACGGAAAAGTACTACTCACACAAAATAAATACGATTTTATTTTATCAGATATCCAGTTATTAGATGGGATCTCTTTTGATTTATATAATGACATATCTATTGATACACCAATCATATTTTGCTCTGCGCACGACGCGTATTTGTTTGAAGCATTTAATACTAATGGGATTGCATATATCTTAAAACCATACACGCAAACAGACTTTAAAAAAGCCATAGAAAAATACCAATCGCTTTTTAAACAAGGCGATTATAATACTTTAAATCAGAAAACGATTACTGATTTAAAAATGGCGTTGAAAGAAGAACATGATAATTATAAAAAACGATTTGTAATTAAAAAAGCAAAAGGGATTCAGTTATTAAATGTTGTAGATATTAGTACTATTGAAGCTTCTGGAGATTTCTGTATTGCGACAGATTTTAATGGAAAACGGCATACCATTTCGCAAAATTTAGGATCTATTTATCAACAACTACAAACGACTAAATTTTTTAAAATTAATAGAAGCGAAATTGTGAGTATAGACTTCATTGAAAATTTAGAGAATCATTTTAAAAACAGACTACTAATTAAAATGACTGGCTTAAAAGAAAAAGTAATGACAAGTACAGCGACAACTTCGGAGTTTAGAAAGTGGTTGGAACAGTAATTTAGTTTATTATAATAAAGGGTTAGTTTTTTATATAAACAAATAATCATTTGTAAAACAAAAATTCCTGCATTCGCAGGAATTTTTGAAAAAATATAAAATGTTTTAAAAGTTAAACTAATCTAGTATTAACTTGCTTGAATATGTTTTAATACCATCATTAATCTTAACAATGTACATGCCTAGTGCCTCTGTTTTTAAATTAATTTGGTTATTAATATTTAAATTATGTATTTTACTGTAGACTATTTTACCTAAAAGATCATACACCTGCACATATACTTTCTCTTTGTTTATTGAGTTTAATGATGTGTCTAATGTTATAATACCG is drawn from Psychroserpens sp. NJDZ02 and contains these coding sequences:
- a CDS encoding SulP family inorganic anion transporter, with translation MSPKQNNIKAFFKALPKNIFSGFVVSLIALPLGLGLAMASDAPPISGVIAAVIGGIVVSILGGSNVTIAGPGNGLVGVLLGTIATLGLESAYAAIICSGALLLVLGFLRLGKLADFFPSSAIQGMLAAIGLIILGKQFHIMLAHRIKREDTIDYLFEIPLTINDAIHYQNTGLIYAALAGVISFLIMIFYSKIRNKYLQLIPAPMWIVILSIGFSYYFELVAHEANPIALKYMISGIPEFSEIVSQIPTVNFSKIGTFPFWTSVLALTLIASIESLLSIKAVDKLDPEKRRSNVNRDLKALGLATVGSGFLGGLNVVTVIARSSVNVNNGGSNRSSNFFHALFLVIFIVLFSTQLTRIPLPALMAILVYTGYKLASPENIKKIFRIGKEQLIIFFVTLLVTLKIGLISGILSGVFITFIIHIIINKNVTLFAKNWLKPNVLMFQEDTHYYVSVKHFCSFLNFYKLKDKLDAIPENEDVILDFSLCQFVDHTVMENLNNYQELFTKRGGHFEVLGLDLHDTESEHPFALRRLLPVPKLIKNSLTRRQTTIEELTTDFDLNYDSKKERDTLFLNNFLFFRTKQINYIYNQIHNKDNSLNLFDIEFSEGEFIAKEVVRSTMLHIKLNKDIPEFTLDREGFLEKVYAFAGFKDIPIKNHTDFSNRFYLLGEDTHAIQRFFTNEITHFFESNPYYHIESNGKDLLIFGRERLASIKEIKALYDFGKRLKQVIS
- a CDS encoding universal stress protein yields the protein MSLKPFKTIGIGVAFSPNLKANLYEAARLSLFFEAKLVMVHIGEQSEDKLKTLKIILNAFKKDNLEYEVVFKSGNPVDAILSTSQEKNFDLLIIGAAKRENFVKYYVGSIARKITRQAKCSLLLLINPSIERLPCRHIVVNGLEDPKTEQTIASAFYVASKLNAEQLTIVEEIKQNEIDIKVDDDKSLRHANIIKAKICNRENSRINHIIEDLPKAHTTNIVIKSQPIFGTQGYSIGHYAQIKRADLLVMNAPTKMTFWDRLFPHDIEHILTELPTDVLIIQ
- a CDS encoding cation:proton antiporter — its product is MLELGGIIILGILAQWMAWKLKIPAILPLILIGLLVGPIAAEFLSEDGTKWIEPIWNGEEGLFPGESLFYFVSLAISIILFEGGLTLKMSEIKNVGPVITKLISLGSLVTFFGAGAAAHYIFGLTWEIAFLFSGLIIVTGPTVITPILRNIPLKKDISTVLKWEGILIDPIGALVAVLVFEFISVDAGGEFTKTALIEFGKIVLFGATFGFTFAHALNFIINKKWVPHYLLNVFALAAVLGVFVLSDVFAHESGLLAVVVMGMVLGNSKSPYLKDLLYFKESLSVLLISILFILLAANINYSELLLIYNWKTAALFAVIILVIRPIGVFLSTHGSKLKFNEKLFISWVGPRGIVAAGIASLFGLKLASKGIAGAEYITPLVFVIVLGTVLLNATTARIFAKLVGVFLKESNGILIVGASKVSRLIGHYLESHGRHVVLIDSNQNNINKAQELGLEAINTNIYSETLSDNIELNDVGYLMALTGNNEINRYAITKFSKQFGENGAFRLVSTDEMLDDNNNPQEGLFSHKDDFNRLTEVTKKFPSIQEIEIIDKEHLLDLIKTTNADRDIIPLFIKDDEGELHIISSYNTNIENAKEGYYLVYLGKPLDVEKVDTV
- a CDS encoding outer membrane beta-barrel protein; amino-acid sequence: MTFKSVCFLYFLFYAFTSIAQHDISGTISDQNGQPLEFTNVILYNQATKTVVTGVVTNKEGIYQLKDATSDTYYLEVSSLGFKTKLSDKFELQSSKTFDFILEEQNLTLDEVVVKSKRPVIRQTAEKLIVDLEKSEMINTNLQDVMRKIPGVLVTNNGISIAGKTGVKILINGKTTEYMDVETLLSDFPADNISKIELIEQPGAEYEASGSGAVINIILKKNVQLGTHGSVTSWIGEDEGLEWGSGFSIASYKNKLNWQSSVNYSEPTWREDLFLVRTVGTETYDQVTKEPNDPKNVTISGSLDYYLNENHSIGIGGRFNNRNSTRTISNETIISDINTTETLFSENYFDRDRSNYNINPYYEYKREANKLVVDFNYVDFINTNTNTLSDVAGSTIDFTDRRYNQDGTYNIKTYRIDYSRTFSDNLKLSAGTRYADVKTDNDLESLIDNNGNFDVLDDESSRFVIDETIFALYSKISATEGKWSFSGGLRYEDSNTDGTSTFLNNGSLVTQVQKRPIKKLFPSASVSRELTAVLGASLSYSYRIQRPSYSSLNSFATFLDPFSAGEGNPNLTPSYTNNYQFNLTYDGQPFFIVGYSKTDDVIFELISQDNATAQIRQQEVNVENNANWNFRLYAPVDFAEGLEGYTGIIVTNTDYQSSTYNVDLNKWNFIWFLEASYELPWAIDFELSGNYGTGALEGQIDVDWFAGLDFSFGKKFFDDKLKANLGFNKMLNRGFVGNIDYGNGLAAVESNESRQNVQLRLAYSFGSKFGKKKKRNINYEEQDRIDDND
- a CDS encoding sensor histidine kinase, yielding MNSKLNKSDYIVLIIFYSVSTILNIIDYNNSDNALIEYIVDIPTTIITSFIVIIIFMYILIPKYLIQKKYVAFIVIALVVLTCFGAISDTLGFWSGGNSFDKFPKWDRVILNGIYTSANDVGLLLGILFTKKFYEGRNEIINIEKQQKENELKLLRSQIDPHFLFNNLNTLDALIDSNAAKAKEYVNRLSSIYRYLIKTKDVEVMELFEEIQLAENYIFLIKTRFENDYNFNIETTTDISNKFIPTGAIQALLENVVKHNKPQNDQAIRTTILIEDNVLKVTNTKSAIISKNESFGTGLKNLKARYKLLSDKAIIIINTDKEYSISIPIINLIEDN
- a CDS encoding LytR/AlgR family response regulator transcription factor: MMKILILEDEIPAYQKLVTFVNDYFKETIPHDWARSNADGKVLLTQNKYDFILSDIQLLDGISFDLYNDISIDTPIIFCSAHDAYLFEAFNTNGIAYILKPYTQTDFKKAIEKYQSLFKQGDYNTLNQKTITDLKMALKEEHDNYKKRFVIKKAKGIQLLNVVDISTIEASGDFCIATDFNGKRHTISQNLGSIYQQLQTTKFFKINRSEIVSIDFIENLENHFKNRLLIKMTGLKEKVMTSTATTSEFRKWLEQ